Below is a genomic region from Kazachstania africana CBS 2517 chromosome 9, complete genome.
CCTCGAATAAGGAACGAATAGATaagaatttcttttgaCAACGGTCGAAATCAGCTAATACGCCTTTGGtctcatcaatttttgggAAAATTAGACGAATAGATTGGGTTTCAACCATCGATAGCTACACCCATTCACCGCATTTTCCCTGACCACAAGTTCGTTATCAGTATTCTCTTTCATAAAGTAGGGAGGTGAAACATCGTTACACCACATGCTTCCTATCTAGGGGAATACTCTCTGGAacagtttcttttttccGCTTTCCGCGCGGGCCAAAAGAGAAACGAAGGCGGACAAGAAGCCGTCGAGGCCGGTCCGGGAATAATTCGTCGTATCTCTTCTTTCGTCCGTTTCCTCGAGTAATCAGAATCCCTTCGTTGACCAATAAAATTCGAGAACGTCAACGGCGATTTTTTCTCGTCTGCAAGACTATCtcttgataaattctttgataagcccaaaaaaataacaattctAAAACTCTATCCATTATGCAcgttcttttttttgtcctGATTACGACGAGAATCTTTCCGTTTCTTTTGTTTAGCGTTATCTCTGTCtctttattcttttttttttttttacttatCAGTTAATCCACTGGGTTTAATCATAAAGAAGAGGAGTAAGATGGTGTAAATGCAGGACTAGATGGAAACGTATTTAAAgtatcaattattttttttcttgcgTCTTCAATTCCTGGCTTTTTACTGTCTTCTTGCATGATCTACCACAGATAAATAAATCCCGTACACCATGGCTGAACCAGAATTTCAACAAGCTTACAACGAAATTGTTTCCTCTTTAAAGGAATCTACCCTTTTCGAAAAACATCCAAAATACGAAAAAGTTTTGCCTGTTGTCTCCGTGCCTGAAagaatcattcaattcagaGTCACTTGGGAAAATGATAAAGGTGAACAAGAAGTCGCCTCTGGTTACAGAGTTCAATACAATTCTGCCAAGGGTCCATACAAAGGTGGTTTAAGATTCCACCCTTCCGTTAATTTATCTATCTTAAAATTCTTAGGTTTTGaacaaattttcaaaaatgctCTTACCGGTCTAAATATGGGTGGTGGTAAAGGTGGTCTATGTGTCAACCTAAAAGGTAGATctgataatgaaattagGAGAATTTGTTACGCTTTCATGAGAGAATTAAGCAAGCATATCGGCCAAGATACTGATGTCCCAGCTGGTGATATCGGTGTCGGTGGTCGTGAAATCGGTTACCTATTCGGTGCCTTCAGAGCTTACAGAAACTCTTGGGAAGGTGTCCTAACTGGTAAAGGTTTAAACTGGGGTGGCTCTTTAATTAGACCAGAAGCTACTGGTTACGGTGTCGTTTACTTCACCCAAGCTATGATTGATTTTGCCACAAAGGGTAAAGAGTCATTTGCTGGTAAATCTGTTGCCATCTCTGGTGCTGGTAACGTTGCTCAATTCGCAGCATTAAAAGTCATTGAATTAGGTGGTACCGTTGTATCTTTATCTGATTCTAAAGGTTGTATTATTTCCAATGCAGGTATTACTGCTGAACAAATTGCTGCTATTGCTGAAGCAAAGATTCATTTCAAGAGtcttgaagaaattgtcGGTGAATATTCCGCCTTTGCTGAAAATAAAGTTAAATACATTGCCGGTGCTCGTCC
It encodes:
- the GDH3 gene encoding glutamate dehydrogenase (NADP(+)) GDH3 (similar to Saccharomyces cerevisiae GDH3 (YAL062W) and GDH1 (YOR375C); ancestral locus Anc_7.1) produces the protein MAEPEFQQAYNEIVSSLKESTLFEKHPKYEKVLPVVSVPERIIQFRVTWENDKGEQEVASGYRVQYNSAKGPYKGGLRFHPSVNLSILKFLGFEQIFKNALTGLNMGGGKGGLCVNLKGRSDNEIRRICYAFMRELSKHIGQDTDVPAGDIGVGGREIGYLFGAFRAYRNSWEGVLTGKGLNWGGSLIRPEATGYGVVYFTQAMIDFATKGKESFAGKSVAISGAGNVAQFAALKVIELGGTVVSLSDSKGCIISNAGITAEQIAAIAEAKIHFKSLEEIVGEYSAFAENKVKYIAGARPWLNAGKVDIALPCATQNELSGDEAKGLVAAGVKFVAEGSNMGCTPEAIEVFETARSTAKSVSDSVWYAVGKASNCGGVAVSGLEMAQNSQRTRWTRETVDKELKKIMINCFNDCVNAAQEYTVEASKENLPSLVKGANIAGFVKVADAMFDQGDVF